Proteins encoded by one window of Desulfovibrio inopinatus DSM 10711:
- a CDS encoding TetR/AcrR family transcriptional regulator: protein MQSKTSANTRQRILETGARLIHKKGFNHTGIKEILDACDVPKGSFYFYFKSKEEFGLAVIDFHFEQFGAISRTIFDELTMPPIARLRAYFETFLEGIKAHQCEMGCPLGNLVLEMSDLSPAMREKLQSGFTSMEHRLTHIIQQAIDRGDITRAIDPNQTAQWLMSGWQGAVLYTKLTRSTAPIEAFFDLMFKEILV, encoded by the coding sequence ATGCAATCCAAAACATCAGCAAACACGCGACAACGTATACTGGAAACCGGAGCGCGTCTTATCCATAAGAAGGGATTTAACCATACGGGCATCAAAGAAATCCTTGATGCCTGTGATGTCCCGAAAGGTTCGTTTTATTTCTATTTTAAAAGCAAGGAAGAGTTCGGTTTAGCTGTTATCGATTTTCATTTTGAGCAGTTTGGTGCAATTTCCCGTACTATTTTCGATGAGCTTACAATGCCACCGATTGCACGACTTCGTGCGTATTTCGAAACATTCTTGGAGGGTATCAAGGCTCATCAGTGCGAGATGGGATGTCCACTCGGCAATCTTGTCCTGGAAATGAGTGATTTGAGCCCAGCAATGCGTGAGAAACTTCAGAGCGGTTTCACTTCTATGGAACATCGCCTCACGCACATTATTCAGCAAGCAATTGACCGTGGAGACATCACCCGTGCAATCGATCCAAATCAAACCGCGCAATGGCTGATGTCAGGGTGGCAAGGAGCTGTACTGTACACCAAATTGACGAGATCGACGGCTCCCATCGAGGCTTTTTTCGATCTCATGTTTAAGGAAATTCTTGTGTAA